In Topomyia yanbarensis strain Yona2022 chromosome 2, ASM3024719v1, whole genome shotgun sequence, one DNA window encodes the following:
- the LOC131682369 gene encoding uncharacterized protein LOC131682369, with product MDFLKAVQNGHYEAVRSALAKVDIDYQDERAANSALHVAVTAKRNKTKLIELLIAAGGDCDLKNRDGLTASELALECGCRSLAEFMVRKEFEGWPDDRAVYRLVRRGSVELLRIYLEKRAFDIHTKMKLMRRVVDELTVKGVTFADQMRVFLEYQLVEYSYRYGTVGGAGGGLSTRKKGVDCEGDQEAEKRVELILSYTKYLKENYDGNDLNDLDDRFVLRLRMICECCYFLEDIERRRERKLYKHVPLSEITYLIGIFLAILEKLVGFEIYKLVINKNMIMSYLEAVCRELRTATMGDLRRQNGFSFQWTSQLLLDLIACIREERLLRYVARRKRLSGDLQRIAAMRNDNDDDDDGEPLGSVDQELVMNEIRRKEFQSLQEGVQAECDAGKWCVADFVSLLRCERKTIVALWHQRHPKLRLSKRQVQFVMGRRELSKIKQHTVQELSKNKMKLVEKEVNSREFQALTRTICRRNRVIFRRIRKIFDQIKQMYTIKKLAYYVENAIVIDMDDLSNENICILAIKRVLHLLDESIKSCDQHPSFVRMLENILDHVMSSVKVTNKTHDIRDFYSQKYSLAKYFANKSLDMSQYKLMQDSLRSVYRFLLYVINIQLIEAYKTFLGTAYRLPSLAQIKSYAKYIGDHNLHTLSHIQFEHVFYNEDETAGIIRELKKMYLGMSNELKLLSFIEKNIHFRFYHMQYHQTRLRVTLSNFGVVYRALRANPCYDSIRKLLHSYLNQSYQKYDISKSISISDSTLALKELLRPYSSVSENEETLMVVRHLEQLQELMDPDRLFGINPVRSRRRVSEASKYHHFTKKILKEMDLQLNEEEFRQLHEKLRRTYYENIFLLHNRYRIMGEFFKQRAIPVDGKVLARYKERDEELLQELFDSKVNDVIQILEKFECAAVDGVIESLGELPPFVHIALEFALLELLDILGSVNGLGTHVGGMLRSSTPVLSGRSLKTYLERDSLVLDLLVFRSCATICNNALVFKNFGFKLYGGGGVQLQEAPAEAVEFKDRYNERWKWFEMQEILYESVRKGDLKLLKENVGNGSDLRGKRFGPLVLKELCHYSLIDCAIAEGFKDMIDMLNRDYDEISQQRRRLLEYLLRRTVKSHFLVGQYCKLKPEDRKMLVLYLSMFLGNVNVFLQNLERHRAYGDLHLFVNSENHEFVGEMLQHLKGFDFNRFDSSGMTILHKIVNSGNVKAVQSLARMKGVNLNATNSLKYTALNLACRLNLLEIVKVLVQHRADVNLMSEDEKLPVFWLIQYRNRREIASLAIDSSTELTSFSSELCLLHKAIEFDNLDVVQYLIEEQKVDPSRIYSNCNNVIHAAASYNRVKVLSYLLTLPGLRKLVNNTNLVKNTPLNIACKEGYLRIARILLGQGVRTDTCGEYGLNALAFAMYTNSFKLVKLLFQHGATISYPLSSDFQPINMAIINRNIPMLNFLLKNGVDVNSAPLCFFNAVYSQTKEFVPILVGAGSKHINYKDEFYQTAFHMCVERDEYETGQELIRAGADINARNRSGMTPLHLAVVKGNVRFVQLLLDNRCQVDALNYHGETALIKSVVCNNLDIVKILLNNGASVERLRNSEPSVLLYLVQENYEDILDYLLEYYQFNPNEQDAYGNSLVYVATQHNHINIVKLLVDKYHARTRTVNNKKLTPLMIARVKEYREIFSFLEAHNSVTAAEE from the coding sequence GAGGGCTGGCCGGATGACCGGGCCGTTTATCGGCTGGTGCGACGAGGCTCGGTGGAACTGCTGCGGATTTATTTGGAAAAGCGGGCGTTCGATATTCACACAAAGATGAAATTGATGAGAAGGGTGGTGGATGAGCTGACCGTGAAGGGCGTTACGTTTGCGGATCAGATGAGGGTGTTTCTGGAGTATCAGCTGGTGGAGTATAGCTACCGATATGGGACGGTTGGGGGAGCAGGAGGAGGATTGAGCACACGAAAGAAGGGAGTGGACTGCGAGGGTGATCAAGAGGCTGAGAAGCGGGTGGAGTTGATACTGAGCTATACCAAATACTTGAAAGAGAACTACGACGGCAATGATTTGAACGATCTCGATGACAGGTTTGTTCTGAGGCTGCGAATGATTTGCGAGTGTTGCTATTTCCTGGAGGACATTGAGAGACGACGGGAGAGGAAGCTGTACAAACACGTCCCCCTTTCGGAGATAACCTACTTGATCGGAATATTTTTAGCCATCTTGGAGAAACTGGTCGGGTTTGAGATTTATAAGCTtgttattaataaaaatatgattaTGTCGTATTTGGAGGCAGTCTGTCGCGAGCTGCGGACGGCAACGATGGGGGACCTGCGGAGACAGAACGGTTTTTCGTTTCAATGGACGTCGCAGCTGTTGCTGGATCTCATTGCGTGCATCCGCGAGGAGCGCCTACTACGATACGTTGCTAGGAGGAAGCGTTTGAGCGGAGATTTGCAACGGATTGCTGCGATGCGaaacgacaacgacgacgacgacgacggtgaGCCGTTGGGATCGGTTGACCAGGAGCTGGTAATGAATGAAATCCGTCGGAAAGAATTTCAATCGCTGCAGGAGGGTGTACAGGCGGAATGCGACGCCGGTAAATGGTGTGTGgcagattttgtcagcctacTGCGATGCGAACGAAAGACAATCGTAGCGCTTTGGCACCAGCGGCATCCTAAGCTCCGCCTCTCCAAGCGACAGGTGCAGTTTGTGATGGGTCGAAGAGAGCTGAGCAAAATTAAGCAGCACACCGTGCAAGAGTTGAGTAAAAATAAGATGAAACTTGTCGAGAAGGAAGTGAATTCACGCGAATTCCAAGCTTTGACCAGAACTATTTGTCGGCGGAATCGTGTCATCTTTCGGCGGATACGGAAAATTTTCGATCAGATTAAGCAGATGTACACGATCAAAAAACTCGCCTACTACGTTGAGAATGCTATCGTCATAGATATGGATGATTTGTCGAATGAAAACATCTGCATTCTAGCGATTAAAAGGGTTCTGCATCTGCTGGACGAATCGATCAAAAGCTGTGACCAACATCCGTCGTTCGTGAGAATGCTGGAAAATATTCTCGATCATGTCATGTCATCGGTGAAGGTCACCAACAAAACTCACGACATTCGAGATTTCTACTCGCAAAAGTATTCCCTAGCCAAGTACTTCGCAAACAAATCGCTGGACATGAGCCAGTATAAACTGATGCAGGACAGTTTACGATCGGTGTATCGATTTCTGCTGTACGTGATCAATATCCAGCTGATCGAGGCGTACAAAACTTTTCTCGGGACGGCCTACCGTTTGCCGAGTTTAGCGCAGATTAAATCCTACGCGAAATATATCGGCGATCACAATCTACACACCCTTAGCCACATTCAGTTCGAGCACGTCTTCTACAATGAGGACGAAACGGCCGGCATCATTCGGGAGCTGAAAAAGATGTATCTCGGAATGTCCAACGAGCTAAAGCTGCTGTCCTTTATCGAGAAGAATATCCACTTTCGCTTCTACCACATGCAGTACCACCAGACGCGACTACGGGTGACGCTGAGCAATTTCGGCGTCGTGTATCGGGCACTGAGGGCAAATCCCTGCTACGACAGTATTCGGAAGTTGCTGCACTCGTACTTGAACCAGAGCTACCAGAAGTATGACATTTCCAAGTCGATTTCGATCTCCGACTCGACGCTGGCACTGAAGGAACTGCTTCGACCGTACAGCAGTGTCAGCGAGAACGAGGAAACGCTGATGGTGGTTCGGCATCTGGAGCAACTGCAGGAACTGATGGATCCCGATCGGTTGTTCGGGATCAATCCGGTGCGAAGTCGAAGGAGAGTTAGTGAGGCGAGTAAGTATCATCACTTCACGAAGAAGATTCTGAAGGAGATGGATCTGCAGTTGAATGAGGAGGAGTTTCGACAGCTGCACGAGAAGTTGCGACGGACGTATTatgagaatatttttttgctgCACAATCGGTACCGGATCATGGGGGAGTTTTTCAAGCAGCGTGCGATTCCGGTGGATGGGAAAGTGTTGGCTCGGTACAAGGAACGGGACGAGGAACTGCTGCAGGAGCTGTTTGACTCTAAGGTGAACGATGTGATTCAGATTCTGGAGAAGTTTGAATGTGCTGCGGTGGATGGCGTGATCGAATCGCTGGGGGAGTTGCCCCCGTTTGTGCATATTGCGCTGGAGTTCGCACTGCTGGAGTTGCTGGATATTCTTGGATCGGTGAATGGGTTGGGGACGCATGTTGGGGGGATGCTGAGGAGTAGTACACCGGTTTTAAGTGGGAGGAGTCTGAAGACTTATTTGGAGCGGGATTCGTTGGTGCTGGATCTGCTGGTGTTCCGTTCGTGTGCGACGATCTGTAATAATGCGCTGGTTTTCAAGAACTTTGGATTCAAACTGTACGGAGGAGGAGGAGTGCAGCTGCAGGAAGCTCCCGCGGAGGCGGTTGAGTTTAAGGATCGCTACAATGAACGCTGGAAGTGGTTCGAGATGCAGGAGATTCTGTACGAATCGGTGCGGAAGGGAGATCTGAAACTGTTGAAGGAAAATGTTGGAAATGGGTCGGATTTGCGAGGGAAGCGGTTCGGACCTTTGGTACTGAAGGAACTGTGCCACTACAGTCTGATCGATTGTGCCATCGCTGAAGGGTTTAAGGATATGATCGACATGTTGAATCGAGACTATGATGAGATTAGTCAGCAGAGGAGACGACTGTTGGAGTACTTGCTGAGAAGAACGGTGAAATCGCATTTTCTAGTTGGTCAGTACTGTAAACTGAAGCCGGAGGATCGAAAGATGCTGGTACTGTATTTGTCGATGTTCTTGGGAAACGTTAACGTATTCTTGCAAAACTTAGAACGACACCGTGCTTACGGAGATTTGCATCTGTTCGTCAACTCGGAAAATCATGAATTCGTGGGCGAAATGTTGCAGCATTTGAAGGGATTCGATTTCAACAGGTTTGATTCGAGCGGAATGACTATTCTGCATAAGATTGTCAACTCGGGGAACGTAAAGGCCGTACAAAGCTTGGCTCGTATGAAAGGAGTTAATCTGAACGCCACCAACAGTCTAAAGTACACGGCTCTGAATCTAGCGTGTCGGTTGAATCTACTGGAAATCGTTAAGGTTCTCGTACAGCACCGAGCAGACGTAAATCTGATGAGCGAAGATGAAAAGCTACCAGTTTTTTGGTTGATTCAATACAGGAACCGAAGGGAGATAGCATCGTTAGCAATTGATTCCAGTACGGAGCTGACTTCCTTCTCCAGCGAACTTTGTCTGTTGCATAAAGCGATTGAGTTCGACAACCTGGATGTCGTCCAATATCTGATCGAAGAGCAAAAGGTAGATCCCAGTCGAATCTACTCGAACTGCAACAACGTTATCCATGCAGCTGCTAGCTACAACCGCGTAAAAGTCCTGAGTTATCTGCTAACGCTACCGGGTCTACGGAAGCTGGTCAATAACACGAATCTAGTGAAAAACACTCCACTGAACATCGCCTGCAAGGAGGGCTATCTACGGATAGCTCGAATCCTGCTTGGGCAAGGTGTCCGAACGGATACCTGCGGAGAGTACGGTCTGAACGCTCTAGCATTCGCCATGTACACGAACAGCTTCAAACTGGTGAAGCTCCTGTTCCAACATGGTGCCACCATAAGCTACCCACTTAGTTCCGACTTCCAACCGATCAACATGGCGATCATAAACCGAAACATCCCAATGTTGAACTTCCTGCTGAAAAATGGCGTCGACGTGAACAGCGCTCCGCTTTGCTTCTTCAACGCCGTCTACTCGCAAACGAAGGAATTCGTACCGATCCTAGTAGGCGCCGGATCAAAGCACATCAACTACAAAGACGAGTTCTATCAAACCGCTTTCCACATGTGCGTGGAGCGGGACGAATACGAAACCGGTCAGGAGTTGATCAGAGCCGGAGCGGATATCAATGCCAGGAATCGGTCGGGAATGACTCCACTTCATTTGGCCGTAGTGAAGGGTAACGTTCGTTTCGTTCAGCTTCTGCTGGACAACCGTTGCCAGGTGGACGCCCTGAATTATCACGGTGAAACCGCCCTCATCAAATCGGTCGTGTGCAATAATCTAGACATAGTGAAAATCTTGCTCAACAACGGGGCCAGCGTGGAACGGCTGCGGAACAGTGAACCCTCGGTTCTGCTCTATCTCGTCCAGGAGAACTACGAGGATATACTGGACTATCTACTCGAGTATTACCAGTTCAATCCGAACGAGCAGGACGCGTACGGCAACTCGCTGGTGTACGTCGCAACGCAGCACAATCATATCAACATCGTGAAGCTGCTGGTCGACAAATACCACGCCCGTACGCGAACGGTCAACAATAAGAAACTGACGCCGCTGATGATTGCCCGGGTCAAGGAGTACCGGGAGATTTTCAGCTTCCTGGAGGCGCACAATAGTGTCACCGCAGCGGAAGAGTAA